Proteins from a single region of Heliomicrobium gestii:
- a CDS encoding ABC transporter permease, with protein MKGLRHHLLFAYALAVLAFLYIPIIVLVLYSFNESRVNAQWTGWTVKWYLSLLDNKQVLNALENSLSIGVVSTIFSTVMGTSVALALHRYRYRWQGAINSLIYLPILVPEIVMGLSLLILFSQLAFPLGKATIIIAHITFCVSFVVVIVSARLEGMGKELEEAAQDLGASPWQTFRYVTLPLISPGIIAGALLAFTLSIDDFVISFFVAGPNSTTLTLYIYGMVKRGISPEINALSAMLIAIIVVLVVIVQWLQNKDRDEHSPHQMPF; from the coding sequence TTGAAAGGCCTGCGCCACCACCTGCTCTTCGCCTACGCCCTGGCAGTGCTCGCCTTTTTGTACATACCGATCATCGTCCTGGTGCTGTACTCTTTTAACGAATCGCGAGTCAACGCCCAGTGGACAGGCTGGACCGTCAAGTGGTACCTCTCGCTTCTGGATAACAAGCAAGTGCTCAATGCCTTGGAAAACAGTTTGAGCATCGGCGTCGTCTCGACAATTTTCTCGACGGTGATGGGGACGAGCGTCGCCCTGGCGCTCCATCGCTACCGGTATCGCTGGCAGGGGGCGATCAACAGCCTGATCTACCTGCCTATCCTGGTGCCGGAGATCGTCATGGGGCTCTCCCTGCTGATCCTCTTTAGCCAACTGGCTTTTCCGCTGGGAAAGGCGACGATCATCATCGCGCACATCACCTTCTGCGTCTCTTTTGTCGTCGTCATCGTTTCGGCGCGGTTAGAGGGGATGGGCAAGGAATTGGAAGAGGCTGCCCAGGATTTGGGCGCTTCGCCCTGGCAGACCTTCCGCTATGTGACCCTGCCGCTGATCTCGCCGGGTATCATCGCCGGCGCGCTGCTCGCCTTTACCTTGTCCATTGATGATTTCGTGATCAGTTTCTTTGTCGCCGGTCCTAACTCGACGACCTTGACACTCTACATCTACGGAATGGTCAAGCGGGGGATTTCTCCGGAGATCAACGCCCTCTCGGCGATGCTGATCGCCATCATCGTCGTGCTGGTGGTCATCGTTCAGTGGCTGCAAAACAAGGACCGCGACGAACATTCGCCCCATCAGATGCCCTTTTAG
- a CDS encoding ABC transporter permease, with the protein MNKGRWLALPALGWLTAFFLIPLFFVVAISFCQRGTYGEVLYQFTLENYRRFFEPLYLNILSDTVQMSVVTTILTFLLGYPLAYRIVRMNRSWQNVWLLMVMVPFWINFLIRSYAWVVILRSQGLLNTFLIASGLIDQPLNLLYNPAAVQLGMIYTHLPFMVLPVYVSLEQLDRRLLEAAYDLGGTPWQSFRQVTLPLTLPGIAAGSILVFVSSLGMFVVPDIMGGAKSALIGNLIQNQFLSARDWPFGSALSILLTVFSLVLIYLYYRVLESQKGKGGRH; encoded by the coding sequence ATGAACAAGGGACGCTGGCTGGCTTTGCCTGCTCTCGGGTGGCTCACCGCCTTTTTTCTGATTCCCCTCTTTTTTGTTGTCGCCATCTCCTTTTGTCAACGAGGGACCTATGGCGAGGTCCTCTACCAGTTTACTCTCGAGAATTACCGGCGCTTTTTTGAGCCCCTGTACCTGAACATCCTCAGCGACACAGTCCAGATGTCGGTGGTAACGACAATCTTGACCTTCCTCTTGGGATACCCGTTGGCCTACCGGATCGTGCGGATGAACCGATCCTGGCAGAATGTGTGGCTGCTCATGGTGATGGTGCCCTTCTGGATCAACTTTCTGATCCGTTCCTACGCCTGGGTGGTGATCCTGCGCAGCCAGGGGTTGTTGAACACCTTCTTGATCGCGTCCGGCCTGATCGACCAGCCGCTCAACCTGCTCTATAACCCGGCGGCGGTCCAACTGGGCATGATCTACACCCATCTGCCCTTCATGGTGTTGCCTGTCTACGTGTCGCTGGAACAACTAGACCGGCGGCTGTTGGAGGCGGCCTATGACCTGGGGGGGACGCCCTGGCAGTCCTTCCGCCAGGTGACGCTGCCTTTGACCCTGCCGGGCATCGCCGCCGGTTCGATCCTGGTTTTCGTCTCCTCCTTGGGGATGTTTGTCGTCCCCGATATCATGGGCGGCGCCAAGTCGGCCCTCATCGGCAACCTGATCCAGAACCAGTTTCTGTCGGCGCGCGACTGGCCCTTCGGTTCTGCCCTGTCGATCCTGCTGACGGTGTTTTCGCTGGTGCTGATTTATCTCTACTACCGCGTCCTGGAGTCGCAAAAAGGGAAGGGGGGACGCCATTGA
- the pdxR gene encoding MocR-like pyridoxine biosynthesis transcription factor PdxR produces the protein MIWLSIERGRDLPLNRQIYQQIRQAVLSGRLQGGERLSSTRELAEQLGVSRNVVAEAYDQLLAEGYLASRPGSGTYVELGLSKNPASGVDFSTYDGGVRSGASHWVLGDDITADEVAQEAQTPGALLDLAVSVSPARQPVIDFRSGLPCLDQFPQKKWATLLHKVCMEMTPADWSYGDPQGSPELRRLLADHLMRTRGLCCIGDQIVITTGAMQGLNLVAKVLLQAQRPMIMEDPTNEDVRRAFSASGSPLLPVPVDELGLRTDLLPEAACPAFIFTTPSHQFPLGGVLPAQRRIELVQYARQRDCFIVEDDYDSEFRYTGAPIGALQGLDPERVIYIGSFSKILSPALRLGCLILPEKLVAPCRECKRLSDIHCPSLEQRVLAAFIGEGHLGRHVARMKKVYKSRRAQVVQELNRFFSGAIRIGGDAAGLHLVAQFPGHVLDEKALSRCRSAGVRVYPVEDRALLKGHHSDKILLGYGHLAEEQITEGIRRLAFALGTRSDWYNG, from the coding sequence ATGATCTGGTTATCTATTGAAAGAGGGCGTGATCTGCCCTTGAACCGGCAGATCTATCAACAGATCCGCCAAGCCGTATTGAGTGGGCGTTTGCAAGGAGGAGAACGTCTCTCGTCGACACGGGAACTGGCTGAACAACTGGGGGTTTCCCGCAATGTCGTCGCCGAGGCCTATGATCAACTCCTGGCGGAAGGGTATCTAGCTAGCCGACCCGGCTCCGGCACCTACGTAGAACTCGGGCTCTCGAAAAACCCGGCGTCAGGCGTCGATTTCTCGACCTACGATGGAGGCGTTCGATCAGGCGCATCCCATTGGGTTCTGGGAGACGACATCACAGCCGATGAGGTCGCTCAAGAGGCGCAGACTCCGGGGGCGCTTTTGGATCTGGCGGTGTCTGTTTCTCCTGCCCGCCAGCCGGTCATCGACTTTCGATCCGGCTTGCCCTGTCTGGATCAGTTTCCGCAGAAAAAGTGGGCGACGCTGCTCCATAAAGTCTGTATGGAGATGACGCCGGCAGACTGGAGTTACGGCGATCCCCAGGGAAGTCCCGAACTCCGGCGACTTTTGGCCGACCACCTGATGCGCACGCGCGGCCTTTGTTGTATTGGCGACCAGATCGTGATCACCACCGGGGCGATGCAGGGCCTGAATCTGGTGGCCAAGGTGCTCCTGCAGGCGCAACGGCCGATGATTATGGAGGATCCGACCAACGAGGATGTGCGCCGCGCTTTCAGCGCCAGTGGTTCGCCGCTCCTCCCGGTGCCTGTCGACGAGTTGGGACTCCGTACGGATTTGCTCCCCGAAGCGGCGTGTCCGGCTTTTATCTTCACCACGCCCTCCCACCAGTTTCCCTTGGGCGGAGTTCTACCGGCCCAGCGACGGATCGAACTGGTCCAGTATGCGCGCCAGAGGGACTGTTTTATCGTGGAGGACGATTATGACAGCGAGTTTCGTTACACCGGCGCCCCTATCGGCGCATTGCAAGGCCTAGATCCCGAACGGGTCATCTATATCGGCTCCTTCAGCAAGATTTTGTCGCCGGCGCTTCGCTTGGGCTGCTTGATCCTCCCGGAGAAACTGGTGGCGCCTTGCCGGGAGTGCAAACGGCTCTCCGATATCCACTGCCCCAGTCTGGAACAGCGGGTGCTGGCGGCATTCATCGGCGAAGGCCACCTGGGACGTCATGTGGCTCGGATGAAAAAAGTCTACAAAAGCCGCCGCGCCCAGGTGGTGCAGGAACTGAACCGGTTTTTTTCGGGAGCCATCCGGATCGGCGGCGATGCGGCGGGACTGCACCTGGTCGCGCAGTTTCCGGGACATGTTTTGGATGAGAAGGCGTTGAGCCGATGCCGCTCCGCCGGCGTCCGCGTCTATCCAGTCGAGGACAGGGCCTTGCTCAAGGGACACCATTCGGACAAAATCCTGCTCGGGTACGGTCATCTGGCAGAAGAGCAAATCACAGAGGGGATCCGCCGACTGGCCTTTGCCCTTGGCACTCGATCGGACTGGTACAATGGCTAG
- a CDS encoding polyamine ABC transporter substrate-binding protein: MQQTKQMKQKKSLCLLLTLLLVVGLVLTGCGGQNAQAPQGNSGQDAAATGERVLNIYSWSDNFSPEVLDDFAKKFNCKVNYDVFSSNEELLAKVQAGGAQYDLIQPSDYMVGTMVKLGLLEELNHNNLPNLKNLVSSFQTPTFDAGNKHSVVYTWGVTGIAYNTKYVKDPITSWQDLWNPKYKGRLVLLNDSREMLGMALKKNGFSNSTKNEKEIEKAYNDLKTLAPNVLAYDTEDIKQKFITEEAWIGTVWSGDAAFVYKDNKDVAFIIPKEGTTVWADTLAIPKGAKHRELAEQFINYLMEPEVSVKNYEFIGYSNPNEKAFALHSQDYQKNPMINLSKSEIGKGEWIQDVGDTLKIYDRFWTELKAGQ; this comes from the coding sequence ATGCAACAAACGAAACAAATGAAACAGAAAAAATCGCTCTGCCTGTTGCTGACGCTCCTGCTGGTGGTCGGCCTGGTTCTGACAGGCTGCGGCGGGCAGAACGCCCAAGCGCCTCAGGGCAACAGCGGGCAGGACGCCGCCGCTACCGGTGAGCGGGTGCTGAACATCTACAGTTGGTCGGACAATTTTTCGCCGGAAGTGCTTGATGATTTTGCGAAGAAATTCAACTGCAAAGTCAATTACGATGTCTTCTCCAGCAACGAGGAATTGCTGGCCAAGGTTCAGGCCGGCGGCGCCCAGTATGACCTGATCCAGCCCTCCGATTACATGGTGGGTACGATGGTGAAACTGGGGTTGCTGGAGGAATTGAACCACAACAACCTGCCGAACCTGAAAAACCTGGTCAGTTCCTTCCAAACGCCGACCTTTGACGCCGGCAACAAGCACTCTGTCGTCTATACCTGGGGTGTCACCGGCATCGCCTACAACACCAAGTATGTCAAGGATCCAATCACCAGTTGGCAGGATCTCTGGAATCCCAAATACAAGGGACGGCTGGTCCTGCTCAACGACTCGCGGGAAATGCTGGGCATGGCCCTCAAGAAAAACGGCTTCTCCAATAGCACCAAGAATGAAAAAGAGATCGAGAAGGCCTACAATGACCTGAAGACCCTGGCGCCCAACGTGCTCGCCTATGACACGGAGGACATCAAGCAGAAGTTCATCACCGAAGAGGCCTGGATCGGCACTGTCTGGTCCGGAGACGCCGCCTTTGTCTACAAGGACAACAAAGACGTGGCCTTCATCATCCCCAAAGAAGGCACCACCGTCTGGGCCGACACCCTGGCCATCCCCAAAGGCGCTAAGCACCGTGAACTGGCAGAGCAGTTCATCAACTACCTGATGGAGCCCGAAGTCAGCGTCAAGAACTATGAATTTATCGGCTACAGCAACCCCAACGAGAAAGCCTTTGCCCTGCACAGCCAGGACTATCAGAAAAACCCCATGATCAACCTGAGCAAGAGCGAGATCGGCAAGGGCGAGTGGATCCAGGATGTAGGCGACACGCTCAAGATCTACGATCGCTTTTGGACGGAACTGAAGGCAGGCCAGTAA
- a CDS encoding DMT family transporter, which translates to MTVNLSAFFYLGGAMALIGSSVCFGKAVTDSMPLSLASAIRYAISLLCLLPLFWRERRDLPTLRKKDWLILILQGLTGQFLFSLFLLYGLRHLSASESGILTSTMPAVIAVLSFLFLKENISRQKATAIASVVAGIVLMNYFGAAQLDQRGANPLLGSILVFGAVIGESLFTIFSKVLTARLRPITIATVVTFFGFLPFLPFAAYEALTFDFTALSWKVWVALFLYGSLITVAPFYLYCRGLALASAGTAAVFTGVMPVSSVICAYLFLGEPFLWFHLLGMGGVLLGIACIAGESPSVDASEAASSQGMKSPLPLANENRSETSS; encoded by the coding sequence GTGACCGTGAATCTTTCCGCATTTTTTTACCTCGGTGGGGCCATGGCCTTGATCGGCAGTTCTGTCTGTTTTGGCAAAGCGGTGACCGATTCGATGCCCCTATCTCTGGCCTCGGCCATCCGCTACGCCATCTCCTTGCTCTGCCTCCTCCCGCTCTTCTGGCGTGAGCGGCGGGATCTGCCGACCCTGAGAAAAAAGGACTGGCTGATCCTGATCCTACAGGGCTTGACGGGCCAATTTCTGTTCAGTCTCTTTCTTCTTTACGGCTTGCGCCATCTCTCGGCCTCAGAAAGCGGGATCTTGACGAGCACCATGCCTGCCGTCATCGCGGTGCTCTCCTTCCTGTTCCTGAAAGAAAACATCAGCCGTCAAAAAGCGACTGCCATCGCCTCCGTCGTCGCCGGCATCGTGCTCATGAATTACTTCGGCGCCGCACAGCTGGATCAACGGGGCGCCAACCCGCTGCTGGGGAGCATCCTCGTCTTCGGCGCTGTCATCGGCGAATCCCTCTTCACCATCTTCAGCAAGGTGCTGACGGCACGCCTGCGCCCGATCACGATCGCCACCGTGGTCACCTTCTTCGGCTTCCTGCCTTTTCTGCCTTTTGCGGCCTATGAGGCCCTAACCTTCGACTTCACCGCATTGTCCTGGAAGGTCTGGGTTGCCCTGTTTCTCTACGGCTCACTCATCACCGTTGCGCCCTTCTACCTCTACTGCCGCGGTCTGGCCCTGGCGTCGGCCGGCACAGCGGCCGTGTTCACCGGCGTCATGCCGGTCAGCAGCGTGATCTGCGCCTACCTCTTCCTCGGCGAACCCTTCCTCTGGTTTCACCTGCTGGGTATGGGCGGCGTGCTGCTCGGGATCGCTTGCATCGCCGGAGAATCGCCGTCCGTAGACGCATCCGAGGCAGCGTCATCACAGGGCATGAAATCGCCGCTCCCTCTGGCGAACGAGAATAGGTCCGAAACCTCCAGTTAG
- a CDS encoding EAL and HDOD domain-containing protein, with amino-acid sequence MQIFLARQPIYNGSHDIVAYELLFRSGIENVYKHADGDYATKGVISDAFSLIGIQKMTGGKPAFINFTRNLLLEDVAFLLPKDLVVLEVLENVEPDKPVIDACIRLKMAGYKIALDDFVFEGKYEPLIDLADIIKVDFLTTPSPERAALVKRCARRPKMKFLAERVENLPDFKEGLALGYTLFQGYFFSKPEVISSRDLPHCNMGNLSVVNALARPNLELEDLEDIIKRDVSLTYKLLKFINSSLFGFSSRIESIRHAISLLGKKEVTRWVTLITFRQMCDISFPQLLETSLLTAKCCELLAPHLGLKGRASDLFLLGLFSVLDVLFNKPYEEILTDLPIAEDIKQALCGEPTRLRWLLLAVQSYRDGDWAQFSLNCARLSLAEDVFPTVFLSALDWVSSYAKL; translated from the coding sequence ATGCAGATCTTTTTGGCCAGACAGCCCATTTATAATGGCAGCCACGATATTGTCGCCTACGAATTGCTGTTCCGCTCCGGAATTGAGAATGTGTACAAACACGCCGACGGGGATTATGCCACCAAAGGCGTCATCTCTGACGCCTTTTCCCTGATCGGCATCCAGAAAATGACGGGCGGCAAGCCGGCCTTCATCAATTTTACGCGCAACCTGCTTTTGGAGGATGTGGCCTTCCTACTCCCCAAGGACCTAGTGGTGCTTGAGGTGTTAGAAAACGTAGAGCCCGACAAACCAGTCATCGATGCCTGCATCCGCCTCAAAATGGCCGGCTATAAGATCGCTCTCGACGACTTTGTGTTCGAGGGAAAGTACGAACCCTTGATCGATCTGGCCGATATCATCAAAGTCGATTTCCTGACTACCCCTTCGCCGGAACGGGCGGCGCTCGTCAAACGCTGCGCCCGGCGACCGAAGATGAAGTTTCTGGCCGAGCGGGTCGAAAATCTGCCTGACTTCAAGGAAGGCTTGGCCCTGGGCTATACCTTGTTTCAGGGATACTTCTTCAGCAAACCCGAGGTGATCTCCAGCCGGGATTTGCCCCACTGCAACATGGGCAATCTGTCCGTCGTCAACGCCTTGGCGAGGCCCAATCTCGAACTGGAGGATCTGGAGGATATCATCAAACGGGATGTGTCTCTTACCTATAAGCTGCTGAAGTTCATCAATTCGTCGCTCTTCGGCTTTTCCTCACGCATTGAGTCGATCCGGCACGCCATCAGCCTATTGGGAAAGAAAGAAGTGACCCGTTGGGTCACCTTGATCACCTTCCGGCAGATGTGTGACATCTCTTTTCCGCAGCTGCTGGAAACCAGTCTGCTGACGGCGAAGTGCTGTGAACTGCTGGCCCCCCATTTGGGCCTGAAAGGACGCGCGTCAGACCTGTTCCTGCTCGGCCTGTTTTCCGTGCTGGATGTCTTATTCAACAAGCCCTATGAGGAGATCCTCACGGACCTCCCCATCGCAGAGGACATCAAGCAAGCGCTCTGTGGGGAACCGACGCGGCTCCGCTGGCTGCTGCTGGCCGTGCAGTCCTACCGGGACGGCGATTGGGCGCAGTTTTCCCTGAATTGCGCGCGTTTGTCGCTGGCGGAGGATGTCTTTCCCACGGTCTTTTTAAGCGCCCTGGACTGGGTGTCAAGTTATGCGAAGTTGTAG
- a CDS encoding AAA family ATPase gives MSTFTRFQAENFSAFENIDLLFSPGINVFIGKNGTGKTHIMKTLYAAGAITGKLESYIDKMIRIFLPYEYRIGRLVRRKKGSTTAKIIVSCEKEELNLTFTNHSKNTPIDSNEDKWKKSKIKCAYIPVKEMLANAPGFRSLYSERLVHFEEVYSDIIDRAYLPPKRGPLDEHRANLLRKLEYVLDGKVVTEGETFFLKNTQGMLEFTLLAEGLRKLALLWLLIQNETLLKGSVLFWDEPEANLNPQMVRVVVEILLELQRFGVQVFIATHDYVTLKEIDLQRTGGDKILFHSFFRKGDGESVNISTSSDYGHIDENAIMDKYLDLYDREVEKTLGGKRD, from the coding sequence ATGAGCACCTTTACGCGGTTTCAGGCAGAGAATTTTTCGGCCTTTGAGAATATCGATCTGCTTTTTTCCCCGGGGATAAACGTATTCATCGGTAAAAATGGCACAGGTAAGACCCATATCATGAAGACACTATATGCTGCCGGAGCGATCACCGGCAAGCTTGAAAGTTATATTGATAAAATGATTCGTATCTTTTTACCCTACGAATATAGAATTGGAAGATTGGTGAGAAGAAAAAAAGGGTCGACAACGGCGAAAATCATTGTATCTTGTGAAAAGGAAGAACTCAATCTTACATTTACCAACCATTCGAAAAATACGCCCATCGACTCTAATGAAGACAAGTGGAAGAAGAGTAAGATCAAATGCGCCTATATCCCGGTGAAGGAGATGTTGGCCAATGCGCCAGGGTTTCGTTCACTTTATTCGGAGCGACTGGTTCATTTTGAAGAAGTCTATTCCGATATTATTGACCGCGCCTATTTACCGCCTAAACGGGGTCCCTTGGATGAACACCGTGCGAATCTGCTCAGAAAATTGGAATACGTTCTAGATGGCAAGGTTGTCACAGAGGGAGAAACTTTTTTCCTAAAGAACACTCAAGGGATGTTAGAGTTCACCTTGCTCGCCGAAGGGTTGCGAAAGCTGGCTTTGCTTTGGCTTTTAATTCAAAATGAAACACTACTGAAAGGCTCCGTCTTATTTTGGGATGAACCGGAAGCAAATCTAAACCCCCAGATGGTTCGTGTGGTTGTTGAGATATTACTTGAACTACAGCGATTTGGTGTACAGGTTTTTATTGCAACCCATGATTATGTAACATTGAAGGAAATTGACCTTCAACGGACAGGCGGAGATAAAATCTTATTTCACTCTTTCTTTCGAAAAGGTGATGGTGAATCGGTTAACATATCCACTTCTAGTGATTATGGTCATATCGATGAAAATGCGATTATGGACAAATACCTGGATCTCTATGATCGCGAGGTTGAAAAGACCCTGGGAGGAAAAAGGGATTGA
- a CDS encoding ABC transporter ATP-binding protein — protein MITLHNVEKAFDGHQVLSPISLEIYEGEFFTLLGPSGCGKTTLLRIIAGLETPTGGDVFLDGQAVTHLPPYRRDVNMVFQHYALFPHMTVEENIRFGLKMKQVPQPEQDRRIGEVLELTQLGEFRQRKPKQLSGGQQQRVAIARAIVNNPKVLLLDEPLGALDYQLRKNLQLELKNLQKNLGLTFVYVTHDQEEAITMSDRILIMNRGVIEQLGTAHAVYHRPESLFAAKFIGENNIFQRGEDCYAVRPEKIDHYDITAGENGPDPARLHRGVIEEVVFHGTIDKVYVRLDGDGALVMTYQYFDDKRKWEVGERVGIAWSPADEVRLRR, from the coding sequence ATGATTACGCTACATAATGTGGAGAAGGCCTTCGACGGCCATCAGGTGCTTTCGCCGATTTCACTGGAGATCTATGAGGGGGAGTTTTTCACCCTCCTCGGTCCGAGCGGCTGTGGAAAGACGACGTTGTTGCGGATCATCGCCGGTCTGGAGACACCGACAGGGGGCGATGTCTTTCTCGATGGACAAGCGGTGACCCATCTGCCGCCATACCGGCGCGATGTAAACATGGTTTTCCAACACTATGCCCTCTTTCCCCATATGACGGTGGAGGAAAACATCCGCTTTGGCCTGAAGATGAAGCAGGTGCCCCAGCCGGAGCAGGATCGGCGGATCGGTGAAGTGCTTGAACTGACCCAGTTGGGAGAGTTTCGCCAGCGCAAGCCGAAACAGCTTTCCGGCGGCCAGCAGCAGCGCGTGGCCATCGCCCGGGCCATTGTCAACAACCCGAAGGTGCTGCTCCTGGATGAGCCCCTGGGCGCCCTCGATTACCAGCTGCGCAAAAACCTGCAGTTGGAACTGAAAAACCTGCAGAAAAACCTTGGCCTCACCTTTGTCTATGTGACCCATGACCAGGAGGAGGCCATCACCATGTCTGACCGGATCCTGATCATGAACCGGGGCGTCATCGAGCAACTGGGGACGGCCCATGCCGTCTATCACAGGCCGGAGAGCCTCTTCGCCGCCAAATTCATCGGAGAAAACAACATTTTTCAGCGAGGGGAAGACTGCTACGCCGTTCGGCCGGAAAAGATCGACCACTATGACATCACCGCCGGCGAGAACGGACCCGATCCGGCGCGTCTCCATCGAGGCGTCATCGAGGAGGTCGTCTTTCACGGCACCATCGACAAGGTCTATGTCCGTCTTGACGGTGACGGCGCCTTGGTCATGACCTACCAGTACTTTGATGACAAGCGCAAGTGGGAGGTCGGTGAGCGAGTCGGCATCGCCTGGTCGCCTGCCGATGAGGTGAGGTTGCGCCGATGA
- a CDS encoding methyl-accepting chemotaxis protein: protein MRSIRTRVLAATLLLVIIPCLVYNVIGYVMLESDFSRYAKDKTKAYATMIAGNVQTYLEKAYSVSDVLAKSSDITAFEPAKQQKALASTIQSNPYFELLYVQGTDGMQTARSSGNLGDRSNRWWFKQIMKDPDKPFITPSYFSVSGNIAVSSVILPIRQEGKLVGVFGADLKLGALQEFVEKMDSAEGQYAMILDEDGGVVAHPDRTQLAEAYNYKKMTYKVLVKDSQGNVVFDANGNQKVEEQSFSVPAELKGAVERALAGETDAIAYRDSYGKGYVAAYSPVQLPGNAKRWAVISIQEQSAAMAMVNSFLMKNTGMTLLIVLAAAAVAFWIAGGITRPIEQIERKIKEIAGGNLTEQVTISGDDELARLAANVNQMAANMRELVMAIQERSHQVAHSSETCLNRAEECSSSMEQVVESITDISRVTGDGEKNSDSIFDVFQHIYGEMLAVATEIEQTVAFSRNTVEISRKGAQEMEMVVTDIERLHSSNRNMNAIIEESESSSQEIGRILEMISSVAAQTNLLSLNAAIEAARAGEQGRGFAVVAGEIKKLAEQTAKATEDIAQLIDTTQSNLRKAVQAIGESTGRMEQGTLHIKGASRNFTTITEKVLEMEGSLSDLASSYREIVAKNDRHVNRLVDTSRTISDSISTIALAGEEQRDAIGTIVQATEELSKLSHDLLRQVSRFQIK from the coding sequence ATGCGCTCAATCCGAACGCGGGTATTGGCGGCAACGTTGCTTCTCGTCATTATTCCCTGTCTCGTTTACAATGTCATCGGCTATGTGATGTTGGAAAGCGATTTTTCGCGTTATGCCAAGGATAAGACCAAGGCCTACGCCACCATGATCGCTGGCAATGTGCAAACCTATCTGGAAAAGGCCTACAGTGTCAGCGATGTCTTGGCCAAGAGCAGTGACATCACCGCTTTTGAACCGGCAAAACAGCAAAAGGCGCTGGCTTCGACTATCCAGTCCAATCCCTATTTTGAACTCCTTTATGTTCAGGGGACAGATGGGATGCAGACGGCCCGCTCCAGCGGGAACCTGGGCGATCGTTCGAACCGCTGGTGGTTTAAACAGATCATGAAAGATCCGGACAAACCCTTTATCACGCCCTCCTATTTTTCAGTGAGCGGCAACATTGCTGTGTCTTCCGTCATCCTGCCCATCCGGCAGGAAGGAAAACTGGTGGGCGTTTTTGGCGCTGATTTGAAATTGGGCGCCTTGCAGGAGTTTGTGGAGAAGATGGATTCGGCTGAGGGGCAGTATGCCATGATCTTGGACGAAGACGGCGGAGTCGTGGCCCATCCGGATCGGACGCAGTTGGCGGAAGCCTATAACTACAAGAAGATGACCTACAAGGTGCTTGTCAAGGACAGCCAAGGGAATGTGGTCTTTGACGCCAACGGCAACCAGAAGGTGGAGGAACAGTCTTTTAGTGTCCCAGCAGAACTCAAGGGGGCCGTTGAGCGGGCGTTGGCTGGGGAAACAGACGCCATCGCCTATAGAGACAGCTACGGGAAGGGTTATGTGGCCGCCTATTCCCCGGTGCAACTGCCCGGAAACGCCAAACGCTGGGCTGTCATCTCGATTCAGGAACAGTCGGCTGCCATGGCAATGGTAAACAGCTTTCTGATGAAAAACACCGGGATGACCCTCTTGATTGTGCTGGCGGCAGCGGCTGTCGCTTTCTGGATCGCTGGCGGGATTACGCGGCCGATCGAACAGATTGAGCGGAAGATCAAGGAGATCGCCGGTGGGAATCTGACCGAGCAGGTGACCATCAGCGGCGATGACGAACTGGCGAGATTGGCCGCCAATGTCAATCAGATGGCCGCCAACATGCGTGAACTGGTGATGGCTATCCAGGAGCGCTCTCACCAGGTGGCGCACTCCTCAGAGACATGTCTGAATCGGGCTGAGGAGTGTTCCAGCAGCATGGAGCAGGTGGTGGAAAGCATCACCGACATCTCTCGTGTTACCGGCGACGGAGAAAAGAACAGTGACAGCATCTTTGACGTCTTTCAACACATTTACGGTGAGATGCTGGCGGTGGCTACGGAGATTGAACAGACCGTCGCCTTTTCTCGAAACACGGTGGAGATCTCCCGGAAGGGCGCTCAGGAGATGGAGATGGTCGTCACCGATATCGAGCGGCTGCACAGTTCTAACCGGAATATGAACGCCATCATTGAGGAATCGGAATCGAGTTCACAGGAAATCGGCAGGATCCTGGAGATGATCTCCAGTGTCGCCGCCCAGACCAACCTGCTTTCCCTCAACGCCGCAATCGAAGCGGCCCGGGCCGGTGAACAGGGCAGAGGCTTTGCCGTCGTGGCCGGTGAGATCAAGAAGCTGGCAGAACAGACAGCCAAAGCCACCGAAGATATCGCACAATTGATTGATACAACACAGTCGAACCTGCGCAAAGCGGTCCAGGCCATCGGGGAGAGCACCGGCCGGATGGAACAGGGAACCCTTCATATCAAAGGCGCCAGTCGGAACTTTACGACGATCACGGAGAAGGTCCTCGAGATGGAGGGCAGCCTGTCTGATCTGGCCTCCTCCTACAGGGAGATCGTGGCGAAAAACGATCGCCATGTCAACCGTCTCGTTGACACGTCGCGGACCATTTCCGATTCAATCAGTACGATCGCCCTGGCTGGCGAGGAACAGCGTGACGCCATCGGGACCATTGTACAAGCGACAGAAGAACTCTCCAAACTTTCCCATGACCTGTTGAGGCAGGTAAGCCGGTTCCAGATCAAATAA